DNA from Micrococcales bacterium:
AAGTCATTGCCCGTGCCATGGCCTTTGGTGAAGGCGACTCTGCGCGTACTCATGGCTCTAGAGTGCCAAGGATCGCCTCGAACTGCGACAGGGATTCCGCCCAGCGAACGCGCTGATCACGCCGGAACCAGGAACGTTGGCGGCGGGCAAGCCTCCTGGTGGCGACGACAACCTGCTCACGGGCGGTGTCCGGATCGTCGCCGCGGTCCAGTGCGTCGAGGAGCTGCCGGTAGCCCACCGCACGCGATGCGGTCCTGGCCCGCCGCAGGCGCTCCGCGAGGCCGAGCACCTCACCGACCAGCCCTGCGTCCCACATCTGATCGACCCGCAGTCCGATGGCCCGGTCGACGGCGTCCGTTCCTGGATCCCACCCGACGCGCAGGGTGGGCGTCCATTCCCCGCCTGTGGCGAGTGTCGCTGTGAACGGTTCGCCGGTGATCTCGTTGACCTCCAGGGCGCGCACGATCCGGCGGGCATTCGTGGGCAGGATCGCGGCCGCGGCGGCCGGGTCGACCTCAGCCAGCCGGGCGTGCATCCGCTCCGGACCCACCCCCCGCAACTCACCCTCGAGACGCTCACGCACGACCGGGTCGGTCCCCGGGAACCGCAGATCGTCCAGCACCGCTTGTACGTAGAGCCCCGACCCACCGACCAGCAGTGGGGTCCGGCCGCGGTCTCGCACAGCCGTGATGGCCTCGCGGGCCCGGTCGCGGAACCAGACGACATCCAGTGGGTCCTCGACATCATGGGTGTCGATGAGGTGGTGCGGCACGGCCAGGCGGTCGCCTGGGCTGGGCTTGGCTGTTCCGATGTCCATCCCGCGATACACGCAGAAGGCATCGGCGTTGACGATCTCGGCGTCCCACCGCTCAGCTACCCGCATCGCCAGTGCCGACTTGCCGGACGCGGTGGGTCCCACGATCGCTAGCACCGGGGTCGTCTCGTTCGACACCCCCCGATTGTCCTCCCTATCCTGGGGACGCCGCGCGGATCCCGGCGAAGGAGACATCTGTGAGCACGTTCGACGAGATGAAGAAGAAGGCCGACGACCTGGTGGACAAGGCGGTGGCCGCAGCCGACGAGCAGGGAGACAAGATCGCCGCTGCCTTGGACAAGGTGGCTGACACCATCGACGAGAAAACAGGTGGCGGCGCCTCCGCGGTCACGGCGAAGGTCGACGGGGCGGTGTCCGGCGCAGTCAGCCACGCCCAGAGCGCGGCCGCTGCGGCATCCCAGAAGGCCACCGAGGCCGCCGGGACTCTCAAGGGCGCCGTGGCGAAGAAACCGGAGGAGGGCTGAGTCCCGGGGTGGGCTCGGCCCGGATCGCGTTTCTGCCCACCGCCCCCCTGCTGATGCCGGACGTGGCCACCGGGGCCACCCGCGACCTTGACACCATCCGCAGCGCCGCTCGCCGCGGGGTGGATCTGGTGTGCCGGGACGCCGAGGCGCTGGCTGTGCTGGTGCCCGGTGACGCCGACCATGCCTTGGATTCATGGTCGCTGAGCGGCTACGGAGTGACAGTGGGCGCGGGATGCGCCGAGCCCCTGCCCGTCGCGATCGCCGGTTGGCTGCTGGCGGGGCGTCCGGCGCACGTTCTGGGCGCCCAACTCGCTGCCGAACGCCTCGCCGACTTCGATGGGGTACTGGTCATGGGGGACGGCAGTTCGTCGCGCTCGGAGAAGGCTCCCGGACATCTCGACGACCGGGCCGTCCCGTTCGACACCGGTGTCATGGACGCCCTTCGAGGCGGCGATGCCGTGGCGCTGGCGGACCTGGATCTGCAGACCGCCGCATCTGTGGGTGCGGCAGGCGCTGTCGTGGCGGGCCCTCGGTGGCTGCGTGGCCGCGGTCGACGAGGCCGAGGTCCTCGCGGTGGACGACCAGTACGGCGTGCTCTATGTAGTCGCTACGTGGCACGCACAGTGGGCAGGCCGAGCAAGACGCCCGGCGTAGCCTGCTGTGCCGCAGCCGCATGCCGATCCCCGGCCGTCGTGTGTTCCACGTGCACCATTTCCCCGTCGGCCACGAGGTGGTGGGGCGCGGCGTACGTCACCTGCACTGTCACGAGATCCCCGGGACGGGCAACATCCTGGGGGTCCAGGAAGTGCACGAGGCGCCCGTCGCGAGCCCTGCCGGACGTGCGCCGCGTGTGGGCGTCCTTGCGCCCCTCCCCCACGGCCACCAGGACCTCGACCTGCTCACCCACCAGCGCGCGATTCTCCTCCCAGGAGATCTGCTCAACGACGTCCACCAGTCGCACGTACCGCGCTTGGACAACGTCGTGAGGCACCTGATCCCGGTAGTCGGCCGCTGGGGTCCCGGGCCGTGGTGAGTACTGGAACGTGAAGGCACCGGCGAACCGTGCCTCCCGCACGACGTCGAGGGTCTGCTGGAAGTCCTCCTCGGTCTCGCCCGGGAACCCCACGATGATGTCGGTGGTGATCGCCGCATCGGGCATGGCCCGCCGGACTCGCTGCAGGATCCCTAGGAATCGGTCAGCGCGGTAACTGCGCCGCATCCTGCGCAACACCTCGTCACTGCCCGACTGCAGCGGCATGTGCAACTGGGGCATGACGTTCGGCGTCGACGCCATGGCATCGATCACGTCGTCGGTGAAGTCCCTCGGGTGCGGGCTGGTGAACCGCACCCGGCGCAGCCCCGCCACCTTGCCGCAGGCGCGCAACAGTTCGGCGAACCCGTGCGTCCCCCCGTACCGGTAGGCGTTGACGTTCTGCCCGAGCAGGGTCACCTCCAGCACGCCGTCCGCGACGAGGTGCTCCACCTCGGCCAGGATGTCCTCGGGGGCGCGGTCCTGCTCTTTGCCACGCAGAGACGGCACGATGCAGAACGTGCACGTGTTGTTGCACCCGACGCTGATCGCCACCCAGCCGCTGTACGCCGACTCCCGCCGGGTCGGCAGGTTGGACGGGAAGCCGGCGAGTTGCTCCAGGATCTCCACCTGCGCCTCATTGCGGAAGCGGGCTCGTTCGAGCAGTTCCGGCA
Protein-coding regions in this window:
- a CDS encoding antitoxin, which encodes MSTFDEMKKKADDLVDKAVAAADEQGDKIAAALDKVADTIDEKTGGGASAVTAKVDGAVSGAVSHAQSAAAAASQKATEAAGTLKGAVAKKPEEG
- the miaB gene encoding tRNA (N6-isopentenyl adenosine(37)-C2)-methylthiotransferase MiaB → MPRTYEVRTYGCQMNVHDSERLAGLLEEAGYTRAADEATPDLIVFNTCAVRENADNRLYGNLGHLRPLKQANPQLQIAVGGCLAQKDRSTIVDRAPWVDVVFGTHNLGSLPELLERARFRNEAQVEILEQLAGFPSNLPTRRESAYSGWVAISVGCNNTCTFCIVPSLRGKEQDRAPEDILAEVEHLVADGVLEVTLLGQNVNAYRYGGTHGFAELLRACGKVAGLRRVRFTSPHPRDFTDDVIDAMASTPNVMPQLHMPLQSGSDEVLRRMRRSYRADRFLGILQRVRRAMPDAAITTDIIVGFPGETEEDFQQTLDVVREARFAGAFTFQYSPRPGTPAADYRDQVPHDVVQARYVRLVDVVEQISWEENRALVGEQVEVLVAVGEGRKDAHTRRTSGRARDGRLVHFLDPQDVARPGDLVTVQVTYAAPHHLVADGEMVHVEHTTAGDRHAAAAQQATPGVLLGLPTVRAT
- the miaA gene encoding tRNA (adenosine(37)-N6)-dimethylallyltransferase MiaA; translation: MSPSPGSARRPQDREDNRGVSNETTPVLAIVGPTASGKSALAMRVAERWDAEIVNADAFCVYRGMDIGTAKPSPGDRLAVPHHLIDTHDVEDPLDVVWFRDRAREAITAVRDRGRTPLLVGGSGLYVQAVLDDLRFPGTDPVVRERLEGELRGVGPERMHARLAEVDPAAAAAILPTNARRIVRALEVNEITGEPFTATLATGGEWTPTLRVGWDPGTDAVDRAIGLRVDQMWDAGLVGEVLGLAERLRRARTASRAVGYRQLLDALDRGDDPDTAREQVVVATRRLARRQRSWFRRDQRVRWAESLSQFEAILGTLEP